CTATGCCCTTGGTTTCGGCAATGGCTATTTCATCCATGGCACGCTGTATACGCGAACGCTGGGCACCAACGTCACCCATGGCTGCATCAGACTCGGCGATGAACCGCTTAAATATGTCTTTCACCACGTGCCCCTTGGCACCACCCTGATCATCTATTGAATCCTCACAAGCCGTTTTTCATCCACTGGCCACTCCAAACCACCAGCTCCTACCTGGTGTGGATGCTTCTCCTCATGCTTGTCCTGGGAGAAGCCTGTTCTTCCCAGAGCGGGGCTCAACAAAAAACCTTTTCTCCTCCCGTTGAACAAGAGCTGCAAATGGCAAAAACCAAATCTCTCTATTTCATCGTCGATACCGACAAAAACATCGTATTGCTCAAAGCCCGTGGCATCCCCCTGCGGACATTTCCCCTGACCGGCGCCGAGTGGATCGGAGCCCCTCTCACCCACTCAACCGTACTGCACCTCCAGACGAAGGACCCATCGGTCTCCCCCCTGCCCATTTCTCCCCCATCAGATTTATCTCAGGAATCTCCGCCGGAGGATCCCATCACTCCGTTAACCGTCAGCAACATGCCCACTCGCTATGAGCTCACCTTTCAAGAATCCCTGACCATTCTGGTCCAACCCCCTCACCTCCCCTCTTTTTGGGCAAACCTGGGGCATCAAATAGCCGGATGGGGGCGACGGGTCACAGCCAGAATGGCGACCTGGGGCGGATCCCACCAATACCTGGTGCTCTCACTTGATCCTGCCGAAGCACAAGCCTTGTATTGGGCCGCCATCCCACCAATGACGTGCCTGGTGATTCCGGGAAATCCCGCAGACCAATAAAACCCGTTCTCTCATTCAGCGATCAATAGATCGTTTCCTACCAGGGGCTGAAGATTCGCCAACGACATCACCCAAAACATGAAAGCTCAGAATCTACCAACCGCCCTGGGCATGGGACAGGAAAAAAGGAATACTATCCGAAGGATTAAAGATGGCATACAAAATAACAAGGGAGACGGAATGATAAAAAAGCGGCAACCGGAGAACGGGAACTCCAAGCCGGCAGGGAGTACTTCAATCCAAACGGCTGGAGATAAACGGCACCGGGTGGGAAAATCCTTTTCGCTTGGAGCGACACGAAAGTCGAAGGGAGAGAGGATGATGTTACTGAAATGTTTGAAATTCAGACATGTTCTAGGCGAATAAACCGTCTTGCGCTGGAAATGGGGACAACTACTTTTTTAACATGACATACAATTGACCATCCTGGATTTTCATATCCTCAACACCCTTCGAAAATTGATCCCAAAACCCGCCTGAGCCACCAAATTCTTCCACCAGGTTGGTATTCTTAATATCTCCCCACCAGGCACTGGGAAGCGGAATGCCACCGAGACTAATACCCCGCATCGCCACCACAGGCTTCCCATGGGTATAACTGAGTTCCAGGCCAAAATTGAGTTTCAACATCTTTCCACCCACAATGGGCATTTCATGGTTAATCGGGACCACCAGTTGGACACTGACGAGATCGTCCGCCATATCAACAGCCACATGTCTGGCCATATACGAATCCGTGGCAATCAAGGCATTCACTTCCCGCTCGGTTAACTGAATCTCCCGATTTCCATCTGCTTCAGAATACGGCACGGGATCAAGGGCCGCGTCTAGTGTGGACGGGAGAGGTTGAGACACAGATGAAGAAGCGGCATCGGCCGTATGAAGCAAGTGTGCCACTTTGGCATTCAGAACCTGCTGCTCCGACTCACCCAATCGGGTCGGTTGAAACATCGTGGCATACACGTACTGGTTCATCCACCAAACGACACCCAACGTCGTGGCCAACACCGCAAGCCCGACAAAAAGGATAACCTGTTTCCCACTAAACTTTCTCCGTGAAACCACGACTTGGGATGTCTCAATATTCATCGCCTCTCCCTTTCCCAGGTGACCATCATGCAGAAAATACGCATGCCGATTTCAGGATTACCAATGGTAGCCTCTCTTGGCTGGTTTGCAGTAAGCTTTCAAAGTCTCCCCATCTATTCTACCGCAAAATTTTATTAGCGATACCGTTTGATTAAACCCCCGGAGAACACAGACGATGGGATTCGGATTATTTGGGAGAAATAGGGGAATAGGTGGACGCCCCCGTGCCCGCATGAGTTGGAAAATGCGGCTCATCCCGCTCATCTTATTCGCGTTATACGGATTGTATTTTTACGTCTCGAACCAGGAAACCGTACCGTTGACGGGCCGATCGCAATTGGTGGGCATGACCCATGAGCAGGAAATGGCCTTGGGACTTCAGTCCTACCAGGAAATCCTCAGCCAGTCGCAAGTCATTCCGGAAGGACAGGTCGTCGATCTAGTCCGAACCATCGGCCGCCGTCTGGCTCACGCGGCAGCCGATGTGGATCCCGGATTCGAATGGGAATTTAATGTGATTGACTCTCAACAAGCCAATGCCTTTGCCTTACCGGGTGGGAAAACCGCCGTATATACCGGGCTCATTCCGGTGGCCGAAAACCAGAGTGGATTAGCCGTCGTCATGGGCCATGAAATCGCCCATGCCATCGCGCGCCATGGTGCCGAGCGCATGGCGCATCAAAAATTAGTCCAGATGGGTACCATCGCCGCCACGGTGGCCGTCGGCGATATG
Above is a window of Candidatus Nitrospira neomarina DNA encoding:
- a CDS encoding M48 family metallopeptidase; translation: MSWKMRLIPLILFALYGLYFYVSNQETVPLTGRSQLVGMTHEQEMALGLQSYQEILSQSQVIPEGQVVDLVRTIGRRLAHAAADVDPGFEWEFNVIDSQQANAFALPGGKTAVYTGLIPVAENQSGLAVVMGHEIAHAIARHGAERMAHQKLVQMGTIAATVAVGDMDYDTQRMVMGALGVGAQYGVLLPFSRDHESEADYMGLLFVARACFDPTEAPKLWERMGEMSQGKQPAEFMSTHPSHGTRIKQFQEWMPEALALREKHCSTTSQSS